In the genome of Paenibacillus pabuli, one region contains:
- a CDS encoding Lrp/AsnC family transcriptional regulator — protein MLDTIDSHILRRLAQNSRISYTDLAKEVGLSGVAVKERIERLVNQGIIEQFSIVISAEKLGKKISAYLELEVEPKHLDKIVAVLKENERVAVLYEMTGPCILHTHILVESIEEMERFMNESIYSLEGLVRVENQILLKRHKNQDGLNI, from the coding sequence GTGCTGGATACGATAGATAGCCACATTTTGCGGCGTTTGGCCCAGAACAGCAGAATCTCATACACGGACTTGGCCAAGGAGGTCGGCCTTTCAGGGGTAGCGGTTAAGGAACGCATTGAACGTCTTGTGAATCAAGGAATCATCGAGCAATTTTCGATTGTAATCAGTGCCGAGAAGCTGGGCAAAAAAATATCCGCTTATCTCGAACTGGAGGTTGAACCCAAACATTTGGATAAGATTGTGGCGGTGCTGAAAGAAAACGAGCGGGTGGCCGTGCTTTATGAAATGACGGGGCCTTGTATCCTGCACACCCATATTCTTGTGGAAAGTATTGAGGAAATGGAGCGTTTCATGAACGAGTCCATTTACTCGCTGGAAGGACTGGTTCGCGTGGAAAACCAGATTTTGTTGAAGCGACACAAAAACCAGGATGGATTAAATATTTAA
- a CDS encoding ABC transporter ATP-binding protein produces the protein MEICSVKQISKIYKGVVSYEALSGIDLSIQEGEFVGIMGPSGSGKTTLLNMISTIDHPTSGELKIAGKNPFELNHDELALLRRRELGFVFQSFNLLNTLTVKENIVLPLTLDGVPVEEMNERVDRLAEKLGIASLLNKRTYEISGGQAQRTAIARALIHSPKLVLADEPTGNLDSKAARDVMEMLERRNQEDRATMLLVTHDAVAASYCSRVVFIKDGRLYNEIHYGDNRSTFYQRIINVLSLMGGSGHEFSPVRH, from the coding sequence ATGGAGATATGTTCAGTGAAACAGATTAGCAAAATTTATAAGGGGGTCGTGTCATACGAAGCCTTATCAGGGATTGATCTCAGTATTCAGGAGGGTGAATTCGTTGGCATAATGGGTCCATCAGGCAGCGGCAAAACAACGTTGCTGAACATGATTTCAACCATTGACCATCCTACTTCGGGGGAATTGAAGATTGCAGGTAAAAATCCGTTTGAACTGAATCACGATGAACTGGCTCTGTTGAGACGCCGAGAGTTGGGTTTCGTATTTCAGTCGTTTAACCTGCTCAACACACTCACGGTAAAAGAAAACATTGTCCTGCCGCTTACGCTGGACGGAGTACCGGTTGAGGAGATGAATGAACGTGTTGATCGACTCGCAGAGAAGCTGGGCATCGCATCTCTTCTGAACAAACGCACGTATGAAATTTCCGGAGGTCAGGCCCAGCGGACAGCAATCGCACGAGCCCTGATCCATTCTCCCAAGCTGGTGCTGGCCGATGAGCCTACAGGAAATCTCGATTCGAAGGCAGCGCGTGATGTAATGGAGATGCTGGAACGTCGCAACCAGGAAGATCGGGCCACCATGCTGCTGGTCACGCATGACGCTGTTGCGGCAAGTTATTGCAGCCGGGTTGTATTTATTAAGGATGGACGACTGTACAACGAAATTCATTATGGAGATAACCGATCGACGTTCTATCAACGAATCATCAACGTATTATCCCTGATGGGAGGCTCCGGACATGAATTTTCGCCAGTTCGCCATTAA
- the nagZ gene encoding beta-N-acetylhexosaminidase → MYIRHRNAKNKHINTLQMFFLLFGIVLLLSACGQSQKPSSSEQNNNNAGTETNSNSNAGADDQDDQQNIVPPQEEKDPIQEQLDQLSLDEKIGQMILAGVQGTTLDAQAKQMITDQKVGGIIFYANNVSTVSGTAKFVQSIKDANRSNPVPIFMSVDQEGGKVSRMPETVETIPSNGKVGKTKDADLAQTMGKLLARQIRLVGFNVDFAPVLDVNSNPNNPVIGDRSFGSSASLVSQMGIAEMKGLRSEGIIPVVKHFPGHGDTSVDSHLDLPVVNKTEKQLAQLEWIPFEAAVKEQVEAVMVAHILFPKLDPDHPASLSDVIIGQHLRGKFKYDGVVITDDLSMGAIAKNYKLNDAAVSTVQAGSDILLVAHSYESAKTIFDTLVSAVKSGKISESRINESVYRILALKQKYNLSDEQQPSGDLKQLNADIVDWRKQVDAR, encoded by the coding sequence TTGTATATCCGTCATCGCAATGCAAAAAACAAACATATAAACACGCTTCAAATGTTTTTCCTTCTATTCGGAATCGTGCTGCTCTTATCTGCATGTGGGCAGTCACAGAAGCCTTCCTCGTCAGAGCAAAATAACAATAATGCCGGAACGGAGACCAATTCGAATTCAAACGCAGGTGCAGATGATCAGGATGATCAACAGAATATAGTGCCTCCACAGGAAGAAAAGGATCCGATACAAGAGCAGCTGGATCAATTGTCTTTGGATGAGAAGATCGGACAGATGATCCTTGCGGGTGTTCAGGGGACGACATTGGATGCTCAAGCAAAACAGATGATCACGGATCAGAAGGTGGGAGGGATTATTTTCTACGCCAATAATGTCTCAACCGTGTCAGGAACAGCAAAGTTCGTGCAATCCATTAAGGATGCCAATCGTTCCAATCCGGTTCCAATCTTCATGAGTGTGGATCAGGAGGGTGGCAAAGTAAGTCGTATGCCGGAAACGGTAGAGACCATACCTTCCAATGGGAAAGTCGGCAAGACGAAGGATGCTGATTTGGCTCAAACGATGGGCAAATTATTGGCAAGACAAATCCGGCTCGTAGGTTTTAACGTCGATTTTGCGCCAGTGCTGGATGTAAACAGTAATCCGAATAACCCGGTCATTGGGGATCGTTCATTTGGAAGCTCAGCCAGTCTGGTATCCCAAATGGGCATAGCCGAGATGAAGGGGCTGCGCAGCGAAGGGATTATTCCGGTGGTGAAGCATTTTCCCGGTCATGGAGACACGTCCGTGGACTCCCACCTGGATCTGCCTGTCGTGAACAAAACCGAAAAGCAACTTGCCCAGCTGGAGTGGATTCCGTTTGAGGCTGCTGTGAAGGAACAGGTGGAAGCGGTTATGGTAGCCCATATTCTGTTTCCGAAGCTTGATCCAGACCATCCGGCATCCTTGTCAGACGTCATTATTGGCCAGCATTTGCGCGGTAAATTCAAGTATGACGGTGTGGTCATTACAGATGATCTGAGCATGGGCGCGATCGCAAAAAATTACAAGCTGAATGATGCCGCAGTATCGACAGTTCAGGCAGGGAGCGATATTCTGCTGGTTGCCCACAGTTATGAGAGTGCCAAGACCATTTTTGATACGCTGGTGAGCGCGGTGAAGTCAGGGAAGATTTCAGAATCTCGAATTAATGAAAGTGTATATCGAATTCTGGCTTTGAAGCAGAAGTATAACTTGTCCGATGAGCAGCAGCCGTCTGGAGATTTGAAGCAGCTGAATGCTGATATTGTCGATTGGCGAAAGCAAGTCGATGCTCGATAG
- a CDS encoding response regulator transcription factor, producing MYTIMIVEDDPKIAGLLQSHIERYGDRAAAVEDFEQVVQQFEQIKPHVVLLDINLPSYDGFYWCRQIRSISTCPIIFISARSGKMDQVMALENGADDYITKPFEHEIVMAKIRSQLRRVYGDYAARHEERKVELDGLTVYLERLEMELGDRKIQLTKKETILLETLLRRSPKLVSRETILEKLWDDSFVDDNTLSVNVTRVRKRLTELGITDALETVRGSGYRLNSNWKAPSSS from the coding sequence ATGTATACGATAATGATTGTTGAAGATGATCCGAAGATTGCGGGTTTACTTCAATCCCATATCGAGCGATATGGTGACAGGGCCGCTGCGGTTGAGGATTTTGAGCAAGTCGTCCAGCAGTTTGAACAGATTAAGCCTCATGTCGTACTGTTGGACATCAATTTGCCAAGTTACGATGGATTCTATTGGTGCCGCCAAATTCGTTCCATCTCCACATGTCCGATAATTTTTATTTCTGCCCGGAGTGGCAAAATGGATCAGGTTATGGCGCTTGAGAACGGTGCGGACGATTATATTACCAAGCCGTTTGAGCATGAGATTGTCATGGCCAAAATTCGAAGTCAGCTGCGCCGGGTGTATGGCGATTATGCTGCGCGTCATGAAGAGCGCAAGGTGGAACTGGATGGACTAACTGTTTATCTGGAAAGATTGGAGATGGAGCTCGGCGACCGCAAGATACAGCTGACCAAGAAAGAAACCATTTTGCTGGAGACCCTGCTGCGCCGGAGTCCCAAACTGGTTAGCCGTGAAACCATCTTGGAAAAGCTGTGGGACGATTCCTTTGTCGATGATAATACACTTAGCGTGAATGTGACCCGAGTGCGTAAACGGTTGACAGAGCTGGGAATTACAGATGCGCTGGAGACGGTAAGAGGTTCGGGTTATCGACTCAACAGTAATTGGAAGGCACCGTCGTCCTCATGA
- a CDS encoding acetamidase/formamidase family protein, translated as MEKQLKRKVSAALSAILLMNPVCYVANADTIRIGNIPKTHYLEANSENVRWGNIGKGDPVLTVNSGDIVTVEAVTHHSGDDYERMIKGDIGVEDIFHWSETEKHKADRGPGVHIMTGPIAVEGAEPGDVLEVKILDMKLRPNGNGEYAGKTYGSNVAANWGLLYGEMEEAPSTREVVTIYEMQTKGGNDYAKALYNYRWTPQTDPDGMVHPTIDYPGVIVDHSTVDENHNVLKDVLVPVRLHFGTMSVAPKEADVVDSVPPSYYGGNIDDWRVTEGATMYYPVSVPGALLSVGDPHAGQGDSELNGTAIETSVTGDIQIILHKKAALGNKLKALNFPLLENENEWVVHGFSYANHLAELGEDAQTEIFKQSSLDKAMKDAANKTKSFLMRGMDLTEDEAYSLMSVTTDFGVTQVVDGNWGIHGIISKKIFGDKEQKGMSLRTSFEQFGADITWEPATKMITIQYNGNTLSAKIGATTATFNGKTIKLTAPIQLNEQKSAEVSDYFVTFYQAKLSKTE; from the coding sequence ATGGAAAAACAGTTAAAACGGAAGGTTTCCGCTGCATTATCTGCTATTTTACTGATGAATCCAGTTTGCTATGTCGCAAATGCTGACACAATCCGGATTGGTAACATTCCTAAGACACACTATTTGGAAGCGAATTCGGAAAACGTACGCTGGGGTAATATCGGAAAAGGTGATCCCGTGCTTACGGTTAATTCGGGGGATATCGTCACGGTGGAAGCCGTTACGCATCACTCCGGCGATGATTATGAACGTATGATTAAGGGTGATATCGGCGTAGAGGATATTTTCCACTGGAGCGAAACAGAAAAACATAAAGCTGATCGTGGACCTGGCGTACATATCATGACGGGGCCAATTGCAGTCGAGGGTGCTGAACCTGGAGATGTACTCGAAGTGAAGATTTTGGATATGAAGCTGCGCCCTAACGGAAACGGAGAATATGCCGGTAAAACCTATGGTTCAAACGTGGCTGCAAACTGGGGCCTGTTATATGGCGAAATGGAAGAAGCCCCTAGTACGCGTGAGGTTGTAACGATATACGAGATGCAGACGAAAGGCGGGAACGATTACGCAAAGGCACTTTATAATTACCGCTGGACACCGCAAACCGATCCGGACGGGATGGTTCACCCGACCATAGATTATCCAGGGGTTATCGTTGACCACTCCACGGTGGATGAGAACCATAATGTGCTAAAAGACGTCCTGGTCCCTGTTCGTCTGCATTTTGGCACAATGAGCGTAGCTCCCAAAGAAGCGGACGTTGTTGATTCAGTTCCACCATCATACTATGGCGGAAATATCGACGATTGGCGCGTAACCGAAGGGGCAACGATGTATTATCCGGTATCGGTACCGGGAGCGCTGCTTTCTGTTGGTGATCCGCACGCTGGTCAAGGGGATTCGGAACTGAACGGAACAGCAATCGAAACATCGGTAACCGGGGATATCCAGATTATTTTGCACAAGAAAGCCGCACTCGGCAACAAATTAAAGGCGCTCAACTTCCCTCTTCTTGAGAATGAAAACGAATGGGTTGTTCATGGCTTTAGCTATGCAAATCACTTGGCTGAACTGGGTGAGGATGCACAGACGGAAATTTTCAAGCAATCCTCCCTGGACAAAGCGATGAAGGACGCGGCGAACAAAACGAAGTCTTTTCTAATGAGAGGCATGGATCTGACGGAGGATGAAGCATATTCATTGATGTCGGTCACAACAGATTTCGGAGTTACACAGGTTGTTGACGGTAACTGGGGCATTCACGGCATCATCAGCAAAAAAATCTTCGGAGACAAAGAACAGAAAGGTATGTCGCTGCGCACCAGCTTTGAACAATTCGGCGCAGACATCACATGGGAGCCTGCCACGAAAATGATCACTATTCAATATAACGGTAATACGCTCTCGGCCAAAATCGGAGCCACAACGGCTACGTTCAATGGGAAAACGATCAAATTGACGGCGCCTATTCAACTGAACGAACAGAAGTCGGCAGAAGTCAGCGATTATTTCGTAACCTTCTATCAGGCAAAATTGTCTAAAACAGAATAA
- a CDS encoding 2,3-butanediol dehydrogenase — MKALRWHGVKDLRLENIDEPRPAQGKVKIKVEWCGICGSDLHEYTAGPIFIPAQAPHPLTGEQAPIVMGHEFSGQVVEVGEGVTRFQAGDRVVVEPIYACGHCEACKQGKYNLCDQMGFLGLAGGGGGFSEYVTAEEYMVHAIPDSISYEQGALVEPSAVALHAVRQSKLKVGDTAAVFGAGPIGLLVIEALKASGASDIYVVELSEERKAKAEELGAIVIDPTQYNVVEEIHARTQGGVNVAYEVTGVPRVLQQAIDSTRIGGELMIVSIFEQEAPILPNSIVMKERTVNGIIGYRDVFPAVISLMAKGFFPADKLVTKRISLDEVVEHGFEALLKEKNQVKILVKAE; from the coding sequence ATGAAAGCATTGCGTTGGCACGGAGTAAAAGATTTGCGTCTGGAAAATATTGATGAACCCCGCCCTGCACAGGGGAAGGTTAAAATAAAAGTGGAGTGGTGTGGGATCTGTGGCAGTGACTTGCACGAATACACTGCTGGCCCTATTTTCATTCCGGCTCAAGCTCCGCATCCGCTAACAGGGGAACAAGCACCTATTGTGATGGGACATGAATTTTCAGGACAAGTGGTTGAAGTGGGAGAAGGCGTGACACGTTTTCAGGCAGGGGATCGTGTTGTTGTGGAACCGATCTATGCATGTGGTCATTGCGAAGCCTGTAAACAGGGGAAATATAACTTGTGCGATCAGATGGGGTTCTTGGGCCTGGCTGGGGGAGGCGGAGGTTTTTCCGAGTATGTAACGGCTGAGGAATATATGGTGCATGCCATTCCGGATTCCATCTCCTACGAGCAAGGAGCGTTGGTGGAGCCTTCCGCAGTAGCTCTTCATGCTGTTCGTCAAAGCAAACTGAAAGTCGGAGACACTGCGGCTGTTTTTGGTGCGGGTCCAATTGGACTATTGGTTATTGAAGCGTTGAAAGCTTCTGGCGCATCAGATATTTATGTTGTGGAGTTATCCGAGGAACGTAAGGCCAAAGCGGAAGAACTTGGCGCTATCGTTATTGATCCTACACAATATAATGTAGTGGAAGAAATTCATGCCCGCACCCAAGGTGGCGTGAATGTAGCTTATGAAGTAACGGGTGTACCACGCGTACTGCAGCAAGCAATTGATTCAACGCGTATTGGCGGTGAATTGATGATTGTCAGCATTTTTGAACAGGAAGCACCGATTCTGCCGAACTCCATTGTCATGAAGGAGCGTACAGTCAATGGCATTATCGGTTACCGTGACGTATTCCCGGCTGTTATTAGCCTGATGGCTAAAGGTTTCTTCCCTGCAGACAAGCTGGTAACCAAACGGATTAGCCTGGACGAAGTGGTAGAGCACGGGTTTGAAGCCCTGCTGAAGGAGAAAAACCAGGTTAAAATTCTGGTGAAAGCAGAGTAA
- a CDS encoding LacI family DNA-binding transcriptional regulator: MSKDQKVTIKDVAELAGVGIATVSRAINNSDGISNKTRDKVMQAIDELGFVPNTSAQSLKIRQTHQIALVVPDIRNAIIPEISWSVEQTAKQHGYHVVQINTAGNARTELETIRTIKKLHVDGLIFMPLAYPKTLPGLIDKAPLPISMINYGKKLDPGMKADVVSLSQPEGKLVMEHLIKIGRTRIAYAGAPKDIIEERYRAYEQALGHVDISLVYFGEDFSLNTGANAADYFYGLTHMPDAVYAINDMVAIGLVNRFKELGVRVPEDIAVVGVDNNQWTTVTSPQISSVSIMGEEVARLATELLLKRIREMSTTDYEHIQFEPRLIVRESSVAMIRSSSQGTPAEE; the protein is encoded by the coding sequence GTGAGTAAAGATCAGAAGGTTACGATCAAGGACGTTGCAGAACTTGCGGGTGTAGGTATCGCTACCGTCTCCCGCGCCATCAACAATTCCGATGGGATCAGCAACAAAACCCGGGATAAAGTCATGCAGGCCATTGATGAGCTTGGGTTTGTCCCCAATACCTCTGCCCAGAGTTTGAAAATACGCCAGACGCATCAGATTGCACTGGTAGTACCTGATATACGCAATGCCATCATCCCCGAGATCTCTTGGTCTGTTGAACAAACGGCGAAGCAGCATGGGTATCATGTGGTCCAAATCAACACGGCGGGCAATGCCCGCACGGAACTGGAAACCATTCGTACGATCAAAAAACTGCACGTGGACGGGCTTATTTTCATGCCTTTGGCTTATCCCAAAACGTTGCCCGGCTTAATTGATAAAGCCCCCCTTCCCATTTCCATGATCAATTACGGTAAAAAGCTGGACCCCGGCATGAAAGCAGATGTCGTTTCACTTTCCCAGCCTGAAGGGAAGCTGGTCATGGAACATCTAATTAAGATTGGACGAACCCGCATTGCTTATGCCGGTGCTCCCAAAGATATTATTGAAGAGCGTTATCGGGCTTATGAACAGGCGCTTGGACATGTAGATATCTCGCTTGTTTACTTTGGAGAAGATTTCTCATTGAATACAGGAGCCAATGCAGCGGATTACTTCTACGGGCTGACTCACATGCCAGATGCCGTATATGCGATTAACGATATGGTCGCCATCGGACTGGTAAATCGGTTTAAAGAACTGGGTGTTCGTGTACCTGAAGATATTGCCGTTGTGGGCGTTGATAACAACCAATGGACTACCGTAACCTCTCCGCAGATCAGTTCAGTCTCAATTATGGGCGAAGAAGTCGCCCGGCTTGCGACGGAATTGCTGTTAAAACGGATTCGAGAAATGAGCACTACCGATTACGAGCACATTCAATTTGAGCCACGGTTAATTGTGCGTGAGTCCAGTGTTGCCATGATTCGCTCATCTTCACAAGGAACACCCGCAGAAGAATGA
- a CDS encoding sensor histidine kinase — translation MKLFVKEHIVLTCWVIVVLLTVVAVFWYDGYDHWLTAAYAVSLGLCLYAGYLIYRYLSHRMFYSRMSQRMNDLKEFVPLNEPAPLPQALSELLDSQYGHYHAHLHRLEQRQQEYLTFMNQWVHQMKTPLSVIELTVEDQEDDDPRFISIREEADQMRRGLETVLYMARLETFEQDFSVEPVSLKAAAEEAIHELKRFFIRNHVYPELKIDSALKVQSDAKWIRFVLVQLLSNAIKYSSGGNGQKVTIQAYESTRSIILEVKDQGVGIPKSDLNRVYQPFFTGENGRHFKESTGMGLYIVKEVLTRMNHRIDLTSVQGEGTTVTITFEI, via the coding sequence ATGAAGTTGTTTGTCAAAGAACATATTGTACTGACCTGTTGGGTAATCGTTGTGCTGCTAACTGTGGTTGCCGTCTTCTGGTACGACGGTTACGACCACTGGTTAACGGCCGCGTATGCGGTCTCATTGGGGTTATGCCTGTATGCAGGTTATCTCATTTATCGGTATCTGTCCCATCGCATGTTCTATTCCCGGATGTCCCAACGAATGAATGATCTGAAAGAATTTGTTCCACTAAATGAACCTGCGCCCTTGCCGCAGGCATTGTCAGAACTGCTGGACTCACAGTACGGTCATTATCATGCCCATCTGCATCGTTTGGAACAGCGTCAACAGGAATACCTGACTTTTATGAATCAGTGGGTACATCAGATGAAGACGCCGTTGTCTGTCATTGAACTGACGGTTGAGGACCAAGAGGATGATGATCCGCGTTTCATCAGCATTCGAGAGGAAGCAGATCAGATGAGACGAGGACTGGAAACTGTGCTGTATATGGCGCGGCTGGAGACATTTGAACAGGATTTCAGTGTCGAGCCGGTATCGCTCAAGGCAGCTGCAGAAGAAGCCATTCATGAACTGAAACGTTTCTTCATCCGGAATCACGTATATCCTGAGCTGAAAATTGATTCCGCGTTAAAAGTCCAGTCGGATGCCAAGTGGATTCGATTTGTCCTAGTACAGCTGTTATCCAATGCCATCAAGTACTCTTCCGGCGGCAATGGGCAAAAGGTAACCATTCAGGCTTACGAATCCACACGATCCATCATTCTTGAAGTAAAAGATCAGGGAGTGGGTATTCCGAAATCGGATCTAAACCGAGTGTACCAGCCTTTTTTCACCGGAGAGAATGGGCGTCACTTTAAAGAATCCACGGGGATGGGACTGTATATTGTTAAGGAAGTCCTGACACGAATGAACCATCGCATTGACCTTACATCCGTTCAGGGAGAAGGGACAACGGTAACCATTACTTTTGAAATCTAA
- a CDS encoding NADH:flavin oxidoreductase: MNVPSALFKPFTSDKLSLSNRIVMAPMTRGFSPEGVPGPEVVEYYRRRAAGGVGLIITEGTGINHPSSISGASIPLFHGEKSLQGWANVVKAVHDAGGKIMPQLWHVGTARRSGDLPNAEAEPVGPSGLSMAGEPEREPLSEDEIKGLIQAFAQAAADAQRIGFDGIELHGAHGYLIDQFFWEHTNRRTDKYGGDLAQRTRFAVEVIEACRAAVGPDFPIVLRFSQWKMGNYDARLVETPEQLEQFLAPLTAAGVDIFHCSTRRFWLPEFDGSELNLAGWTQKISGKPAISVGSVGLEAEFVDRANENQGTGDAHLDQLNEKMENNEFDLIALGRVLLSDPEWPNKVREGRQSEIIPFTTDVLQTLY; this comes from the coding sequence ATGAATGTACCGTCCGCTTTATTTAAACCGTTTACCTCGGACAAGCTTAGCCTGTCCAACCGGATCGTTATGGCGCCCATGACTCGTGGGTTCTCACCCGAAGGAGTACCCGGACCGGAGGTTGTGGAATACTATCGTCGCAGAGCAGCTGGTGGTGTAGGCCTGATCATTACGGAAGGAACGGGCATTAATCACCCTTCATCCATTAGTGGTGCAAGCATTCCGCTGTTCCATGGCGAAAAATCACTGCAGGGGTGGGCGAATGTAGTCAAGGCAGTCCATGATGCGGGTGGCAAAATCATGCCACAATTGTGGCATGTGGGCACAGCCCGCCGTTCAGGCGATCTACCCAATGCAGAAGCTGAGCCGGTAGGCCCATCGGGACTAAGCATGGCAGGTGAACCCGAGAGAGAACCGTTGTCAGAGGACGAGATCAAGGGTCTAATCCAGGCGTTTGCCCAAGCAGCAGCAGATGCGCAGCGCATAGGTTTCGATGGTATTGAGCTTCACGGAGCTCATGGCTACCTGATTGATCAATTCTTCTGGGAGCACACCAATCGTCGTACAGATAAATATGGAGGTGATCTGGCACAGCGTACGCGTTTTGCTGTTGAAGTTATTGAAGCGTGTCGCGCTGCTGTAGGTCCTGACTTCCCGATTGTGCTGCGTTTCTCCCAATGGAAAATGGGGAACTACGACGCACGTCTGGTGGAAACACCAGAACAACTGGAGCAATTCCTTGCACCCCTTACGGCTGCGGGCGTGGATATTTTCCACTGCTCCACCCGTCGATTCTGGCTGCCGGAATTTGATGGATCTGAGCTGAATCTTGCGGGCTGGACACAGAAAATAAGCGGCAAGCCGGCAATCTCTGTTGGATCGGTAGGGCTTGAAGCAGAATTTGTGGACAGGGCGAATGAGAACCAGGGAACAGGTGACGCTCATCTGGACCAATTAAACGAGAAAATGGAGAATAATGAATTCGACTTGATCGCGTTGGGGCGTGTTCTGCTGAGTGATCCGGAATGGCCGAACAAAGTTCGTGAAGGACGCCAGTCCGAAATTATTCCTTTTACAACAGATGTGTTGCAAACACTCTATTAA